The Paenibacillus sp. FSL R7-0204 genome includes a region encoding these proteins:
- a CDS encoding GNAT family N-acetyltransferase, whose product MILGQSRGYQIRLMDEPAAREIVNWRYELPYTLYNMMDAADAAEDIEELLDGSYFSVTAADGALIGFFCYGQNAQVGEGIESGLYLDGTALDIGLGLRPDLTGQGHGLAFLQAGMRFAEQTYDAKRFRLSVAAFNLRAVRLYKKAGFVLLHSFVYQHGESEMEFLLMETPDMAARL is encoded by the coding sequence GTGATCCTGGGACAAAGCAGAGGTTATCAGATCCGGTTAATGGATGAGCCGGCGGCCAGAGAGATTGTCAACTGGAGGTACGAGCTGCCATATACCCTGTACAATATGATGGATGCGGCTGATGCCGCAGAGGATATCGAGGAGCTGCTGGATGGCTCTTATTTTAGTGTAACAGCTGCTGATGGAGCGTTGATCGGTTTCTTCTGTTACGGTCAGAACGCGCAGGTGGGGGAAGGGATAGAGAGCGGACTCTACCTCGATGGAACGGCCCTCGATATCGGCTTAGGGCTAAGACCGGATCTGACCGGGCAGGGCCATGGACTGGCTTTCCTGCAGGCGGGGATGAGGTTTGCAGAGCAGACGTATGACGCGAAGCGCTTCAGATTGTCGGTGGCAGCGTTTAACCTGAGGGCAGTCCGCTTGTATAAGAAGGCAGGCTTCGTCCTTTTACATAGCTTCGTGTATCAACACGGGGAGAGCGAAATGGAGTTTCTGCTGATGGAGACCCCGGACATGGCAGCCCGCCTATAG
- a CDS encoding AraC family transcriptional regulator has product MDSTMIFCEMEDMLLLPLYATTIGYWEHQGEMARPAGFPDYQLHQVLGGKGEVNIKGKSYLAGAGDLFCLYPDVPHSYTPLSREWELAWISFNGREAAQMLLYAGIRESGVGRLRAEPILAPLEEMLTLSSGNELQDNLERSKLLYGLLLDLKRSLLPASNEDNELARMKPVLQYIELHLHRPLLLKELAEVASVSPQYLCRLFQRTVRERPVAYINKQRVNRSKQLMFSSRGQRIYEIAQRAGFENVSYFCAVFKRITGMQPEEWRGLHGLD; this is encoded by the coding sequence ATGGATAGCACGATGATCTTTTGCGAGATGGAAGATATGCTTCTGCTGCCGCTGTATGCCACGACCATCGGGTATTGGGAGCATCAGGGGGAGATGGCCCGGCCTGCGGGATTCCCGGATTATCAGCTGCACCAGGTCCTCGGCGGGAAGGGTGAAGTCAATATCAAGGGCAAGTCCTACCTTGCAGGGGCGGGCGACCTGTTCTGTCTCTACCCCGATGTTCCCCATTCCTATACCCCGCTTAGCCGGGAGTGGGAGCTGGCCTGGATCTCGTTCAACGGAAGAGAAGCAGCCCAGATGCTGCTCTACGCCGGAATCCGCGAGTCCGGGGTCGGACGTCTGCGGGCAGAGCCCATACTTGCACCGCTGGAAGAGATGCTAACCCTCTCCTCGGGCAATGAGCTGCAGGACAATCTGGAGCGTTCCAAGCTGCTGTATGGACTGCTGCTGGATCTGAAGCGCAGCCTGCTTCCGGCCTCGAATGAGGACAACGAGCTTGCTCGGATGAAGCCGGTGCTGCAATATATCGAGCTTCACCTGCACCGCCCGTTGCTGCTGAAGGAGCTGGCCGAGGTAGCGTCAGTCTCGCCGCAGTACCTGTGCCGGCTGTTCCAGCGGACCGTCCGTGAACGGCCGGTAGCTTACATTAACAAGCAGCGGGTCAACCGGAGCAAGCAGCTGATGTTCAGCAGCCGGGGGCAGCGGATCTATGAAATCGCCCAGCGCGCAGGCTTTGAGAATGTCAGCTATTTCTGCGCTGTGTTCAAACGCATTACCGGCATGCAGCCGGAAGAGTGGAGAGGACTGCACGGACTGGACTAG
- a CDS encoding glycoside hydrolase family 2 TIM barrel-domain containing protein produces MRNKLSYQQPANGYPEWNNNPEIFQLNRIDAHASMMSFPAAADALQGDKASSSRYQSLNGTWKFAFAETPDARIKDFYKTGYDAAGWADIAVPSHWQFQGYDYPQYTNVRYPWEVSEPDLKPPFAPTVYNPVGSYIRSFSIPQDWDGQPVFLSFQGVESAFYVWVNGELAGYCEDTFTPSEFDITAYLLPGENKLAVEVYRWCDASWLEDQDFWRLSGIFRDVYLYTAPPVRVADFFVRTELDKSFTDAELQVDLTLENYYNRVTSAHSVEVQLYDSKQQPVWAAPVSAGFAFEQEGTQLVKLSAAVKNPLKWSAEKPNLYTLLISVKDDQGQLLEALSCKTGFRTFEIQDGLMKINGKRIVFKGTNRHEFSCDTGRALSKEDMITDIKLMKLHNINAVRTSHYPNQSVWYELCDEYGLYVIDETNLETHGSWQYGQKELHDGNVPGSRPEWRANVIDRCNSMMQRDKNHTSVIIWSLGNESFGGDNFLAMHDHLKQADPTRPVHYEGTYHYRPSDAASDIESTMYIKPDEVVEYALSNPKKPYILCEYSHAMGNSCGGLHLYTELFDKYDSIQGGFIWDWVDQAIRTTTPEGVSYLAYGGDFGEKPHDGNFSGNGLLFADRSVTPKLYEVKKCYQNIAITALDLKSGSFEARNHFLFTDLADYQLRWTLALNGVAAQEGQLPLSAAPGEAAGFTVPLDSALLESDKEAVLTVSFVQESATAWSEDAHEIAWEQFVLSPYIPSRNPELSGGTLQVKEQDGFVNFEGSGFALAFETATGALVSLKSSGKEVLVAPARPNFWRAVTDNDLGNKHPERCAVWKEASYERQLARFSCRVEGGLGFVTADYLLGALPQSTLRVHYEIRTDGSVEIVQELNPGSSTLPEIPEFGMVFELDSSLDTVSWYGRGPHENYWDRKSGAPLGLYTGKVSEQFTDYLRPQECGNKTDVRYASVTAGREGHGLSVEGALPLEVNALPWSPAELEASDHGYKLPASDKTVLRVNYKQMGVGGDDSWGAPTHEQFTLPANRPYTFKFKLTLI; encoded by the coding sequence TTGCGCAATAAACTCTCATATCAGCAGCCTGCCAACGGATATCCCGAATGGAACAATAATCCTGAGATTTTTCAATTGAACCGTATAGACGCCCATGCCTCCATGATGTCCTTCCCGGCAGCGGCCGACGCCCTGCAAGGGGACAAAGCTTCCTCATCCCGTTACCAGTCGCTGAACGGAACGTGGAAATTTGCTTTTGCCGAAACACCGGATGCACGGATCAAGGACTTCTATAAGACCGGATACGACGCTGCCGGCTGGGCAGATATCGCCGTTCCTTCCCATTGGCAGTTCCAGGGATATGATTATCCCCAGTACACCAATGTACGTTATCCTTGGGAAGTGTCCGAGCCGGATCTGAAGCCTCCCTTCGCTCCGACGGTATACAATCCGGTAGGCTCCTATATCCGTTCTTTCAGCATTCCGCAGGATTGGGACGGACAACCTGTATTCCTCAGCTTCCAGGGTGTGGAATCGGCCTTTTATGTATGGGTGAACGGAGAACTCGCCGGATACTGTGAGGATACCTTCACACCGTCAGAATTCGATATCACTGCCTACCTGCTTCCCGGCGAGAACAAGCTGGCGGTTGAGGTCTACCGCTGGTGTGATGCGAGCTGGCTGGAAGATCAGGACTTCTGGCGTCTGAGCGGAATTTTCCGCGATGTCTATCTCTACACTGCACCTCCAGTACGGGTAGCCGACTTCTTCGTCCGTACCGAGCTGGACAAGAGCTTCACCGATGCGGAGCTGCAAGTTGACCTGACCCTGGAGAACTATTATAACCGGGTCACCTCCGCACATTCCGTAGAAGTACAGCTCTACGACAGCAAGCAGCAGCCGGTATGGGCAGCGCCGGTGTCAGCCGGATTTGCTTTTGAACAAGAGGGAACTCAGCTCGTTAAGCTGTCCGCAGCCGTGAAGAACCCGCTGAAATGGAGCGCGGAGAAGCCTAATCTCTACACCCTGCTGATTTCGGTGAAGGATGATCAGGGACAGCTGCTGGAAGCGCTCAGCTGCAAGACGGGCTTCCGGACCTTCGAGATCCAGGACGGCCTGATGAAGATCAACGGCAAACGGATCGTATTCAAGGGAACGAACCGCCATGAATTCTCCTGCGATACCGGCCGTGCGCTCTCCAAGGAAGATATGATCACCGACATCAAGCTGATGAAGCTTCACAATATCAATGCCGTGCGGACCTCTCACTATCCGAACCAGTCGGTATGGTACGAACTGTGCGACGAATACGGTCTCTATGTGATTGACGAGACGAACCTGGAGACACATGGCTCCTGGCAATACGGGCAGAAGGAACTGCATGATGGCAACGTTCCCGGCAGCCGTCCGGAATGGCGCGCGAACGTCATTGACCGCTGTAACTCCATGATGCAGCGCGACAAGAACCACACGTCCGTCATCATCTGGTCGCTTGGCAACGAATCCTTCGGCGGCGATAACTTCCTGGCCATGCATGACCACTTGAAGCAAGCTGACCCGACCCGTCCGGTGCATTATGAAGGTACTTATCATTACAGACCTTCGGACGCGGCCAGCGATATTGAATCAACGATGTACATCAAGCCGGATGAAGTCGTGGAGTACGCACTCAGCAATCCCAAGAAGCCGTACATTCTCTGCGAATACAGCCATGCCATGGGCAACTCCTGCGGCGGCCTGCATCTGTACACCGAGCTGTTCGACAAATATGACAGTATTCAGGGGGGATTCATCTGGGACTGGGTGGATCAGGCGATCCGCACAACTACTCCTGAAGGCGTGTCTTATCTGGCTTACGGCGGAGATTTCGGGGAAAAGCCGCATGACGGCAACTTCAGCGGCAACGGGCTGCTGTTCGCGGACCGCAGCGTGACGCCTAAGCTCTACGAGGTGAAGAAATGCTATCAGAATATCGCCATCACCGCCCTGGATCTGAAGAGCGGAAGCTTCGAGGCCCGCAACCACTTCCTGTTCACGGACCTGGCAGACTATCAGCTGAGATGGACGCTGGCTCTGAACGGCGTAGCGGCCCAGGAAGGACAATTGCCGCTCTCCGCAGCGCCTGGCGAAGCAGCCGGCTTCACGGTTCCGCTGGATTCAGCGCTGCTGGAATCTGACAAGGAAGCTGTGCTTACGGTGTCGTTTGTTCAGGAGAGCGCAACCGCCTGGTCTGAGGACGCGCATGAAATTGCCTGGGAACAGTTCGTGTTAAGCCCTTATATTCCGTCCCGCAACCCGGAACTTTCGGGCGGTACCCTGCAAGTGAAGGAACAGGATGGCTTCGTGAACTTTGAGGGCAGCGGATTCGCGCTTGCCTTCGAGACAGCCACCGGCGCGCTTGTCTCACTGAAGTCCTCCGGGAAGGAGGTTCTCGTCGCACCGGCCAGACCTAACTTCTGGAGAGCTGTAACAGACAATGATCTGGGCAACAAGCATCCCGAGCGCTGTGCGGTCTGGAAGGAAGCGTCCTACGAGCGTCAGCTGGCCCGGTTCAGCTGCCGTGTGGAAGGGGGCCTCGGCTTCGTGACTGCCGACTATCTGCTGGGTGCGCTGCCGCAGTCTACCCTGCGTGTTCATTACGAGATTCGTACGGATGGTTCGGTTGAGATCGTACAGGAGCTTAACCCGGGCAGCAGTACCCTGCCGGAGATCCCGGAATTCGGGATGGTCTTCGAGCTGGACAGCAGCCTGGACACGGTCTCCTGGTACGGCCGCGGGCCGCATGAGAACTATTGGGACCGTAAGTCCGGAGCTCCGTTGGGACTGTACACAGGCAAGGTCAGCGAGCAGTTCACGGATTACCTCCGCCCGCAGGAGTGCGGCAACAAGACGGATGTCCGGTATGCTTCCGTCACCGCAGGACGCGAAGGACACGGATTATCTGTGGAGGGCGCGCTGCCGCTTGAAGTCAATGCACTTCCTTGGTCTCCGGCTGAGCTTGAAGCCAGCGACCACGGCTACAAGCTGCCAGCCTCTGACAAAACCGTGCTGCGTGTCAATTACAAGCAAATGGGCGTGGGCGGCGACGACAGCTGGGGTGCGCCAACCCATGAGCAGTTCACGCTGCCAGCCAACCGTCCATATACCTTCAAGTTCAAGCTGACACTTATCTAA
- a CDS encoding phosphotransferase — MSDTAARIRDEILDSMTERFGMHVTEAVQIDQGFLNLKWRLDSDQGRLFVKQYSKIRYPEALTRGLEVSLSHQDHLYLEGLPVPKLFSHAGNYVLRTPSQERYVLMTLCDGHSIASGSATEQQMYALGRVVGQMHKLLNAQPASLPPYWEVRSQASMVRNWEVRYLQATARKSEDTISALELQRSIIDRMDTSIFADCERGWGHRDLFVDNILFSAGQVAAILDFDRLHFVYPEFDVARPILSCALSEGGIRLDRVRAFVTGYREYTPLPASTLIRSLKLTWWKEAEWIAVPGQDEFPPLVRFRQENQWVAANWDRLNDMFAGT; from the coding sequence ATGTCAGATACAGCCGCAAGAATCCGGGATGAGATCCTGGATTCTATGACAGAACGATTTGGGATGCATGTCACTGAAGCAGTCCAGATTGATCAGGGCTTCCTGAATCTGAAGTGGAGGCTGGACAGTGATCAGGGCCGTCTGTTCGTGAAGCAATACAGCAAGATCCGTTACCCTGAAGCGCTCACCCGCGGACTGGAGGTCTCCTTAAGTCATCAGGACCATCTATACCTCGAAGGCCTCCCTGTTCCGAAATTATTTTCACACGCGGGGAATTATGTCTTGAGAACGCCTTCACAGGAACGGTACGTGCTGATGACCCTGTGTGACGGGCACAGTATTGCCTCCGGCTCGGCCACGGAGCAGCAAATGTATGCGCTGGGCAGGGTAGTCGGCCAGATGCACAAGCTGCTTAATGCACAGCCTGCTTCTTTGCCGCCGTATTGGGAGGTCCGCAGTCAAGCGTCTATGGTGAGAAATTGGGAGGTACGCTATCTCCAGGCCACCGCCCGGAAGAGCGAGGATACGATATCGGCGCTTGAGCTTCAACGGAGTATTATCGACCGGATGGACACCAGCATCTTCGCGGACTGCGAACGGGGCTGGGGGCACCGGGATTTGTTCGTGGATAATATCCTGTTCAGCGCAGGTCAGGTGGCGGCGATCCTGGATTTCGACAGGCTGCATTTCGTCTACCCGGAGTTCGATGTAGCCCGGCCTATCCTCTCCTGCGCGTTGTCTGAGGGCGGGATCAGGCTCGACCGGGTACGGGCCTTTGTGACGGGCTACCGTGAATATACCCCCTTGCCTGCAAGTACACTCATCCGGTCACTCAAATTAACCTGGTGGAAGGAAGCCGAATGGATTGCCGTGCCCGGGCAGGATGAATTCCCTCCGCTCGTCCGCTTCCGTCAGGAGAATCAGTGGGTCGCGGCCAACTGGGACCGCTTGAATGATATGTTCGCCGGAACCTGA
- a CDS encoding RNA polymerase sigma factor produces the protein MQQPMTRPGHPVMKSYEQYAEMLYRIALVHLGSRQDAEEATQDTFIKLMEKAPVFKDDEHQKAWLIRVITNHCKNLLGRGWRKREVKLEGVEPVTADNPEELAVLQLVLSLPVKVKTVIHLYYYEDYPVQEISRILQISESAVKMRLQRGRQLLRLELEGAETE, from the coding sequence ATGCAGCAACCCATGACCCGGCCGGGCCATCCTGTGATGAAGAGCTACGAACAATATGCAGAAATGCTATACCGGATTGCCCTGGTTCATCTGGGCAGTCGCCAGGATGCCGAAGAGGCTACGCAAGACACCTTCATCAAGCTGATGGAGAAGGCTCCCGTATTCAAAGATGACGAACACCAGAAGGCCTGGCTGATCCGGGTCATCACCAATCATTGCAAGAATCTGCTGGGCAGAGGCTGGCGCAAGCGCGAGGTCAAGCTCGAAGGGGTGGAGCCGGTTACGGCCGATAATCCTGAAGAGCTGGCGGTATTGCAGCTTGTGCTGTCCCTGCCGGTGAAGGTTAAGACTGTGATTCATCTGTACTATTACGAGGATTATCCCGTCCAGGAGATCAGCAGAATTCTGCAGATCAGCGAGTCGGCCGTGAAGATGAGACTTCAGCGCGGTCGTCAGCTGTTAAGACTGGAGCTGGAAGGAGCAGAAACGGAATGA
- a CDS encoding AAA family ATPase gives MTTKLPLFIITGASGVGKTTVMHELREQMTEFVLFSTDDDNFGSTGKKLEYQDRYNVLFHCARAVALSGRGTIICGTMMPWDAKKCDVYDAFSEVHFINLHCDDATRNDRLRGREDAAIWTEDMLRQHEEFAQWLLDHADTEYDPPMPTFDSNSTPPAVLAEQIKEYIGSKWKGM, from the coding sequence ATGACTACCAAGTTGCCATTATTCATTATCACCGGAGCAAGTGGGGTAGGGAAGACAACAGTCATGCACGAGTTGAGGGAGCAGATGACGGAATTTGTACTGTTCAGTACGGATGATGATAACTTCGGAAGCACGGGGAAGAAGCTGGAGTATCAGGACCGGTATAATGTGCTGTTTCATTGTGCGCGTGCCGTTGCGTTATCCGGGAGAGGGACGATTATTTGCGGGACGATGATGCCTTGGGACGCCAAGAAATGCGATGTTTATGATGCCTTCAGTGAAGTACACTTTATTAACCTGCATTGTGACGATGCCACCCGAAATGACCGCCTGCGGGGCCGGGAGGATGCAGCGATCTGGACTGAAGATATGCTCAGGCAGCACGAGGAATTCGCACAGTGGCTGCTGGACCATGCCGATACGGAGTATGATCCGCCGATGCCAACTTTTGACTCCAATTCGACACCTCCGGCCGTGCTGGCAGAACAGATCAAGGAGTACATCGGGTCGAAATGGAAGGGTATGTAA
- a CDS encoding CD3324 family protein codes for MKYENAGELLPEKLLKEVKKYAAGKLLYIPLDDEKKAWGEASGYRQVLVRRNQLIYNKYLHGTPIAELSKEYYLSQETIKRIVYSKKDTNKLDYDPTAPSAAAYAEAGMQEEWVHTYVLFGRRNKNFSEGLALMNRTYEGPLWMPLSLLSRTSGPERGMKWRVDRESFEQKVMHWTKQIQAGEATPPLIAKIAQGRMELNCDNPLLEALHRAGVSEYPVVVWMTELADDEQYLKQYAMYRPD; via the coding sequence ATGAAATATGAGAATGCCGGGGAGCTTTTGCCGGAGAAGCTGCTTAAGGAAGTGAAGAAATATGCGGCGGGCAAGCTGCTGTATATTCCGCTGGATGATGAGAAGAAGGCGTGGGGTGAGGCTTCGGGCTACCGCCAGGTTCTCGTCAGACGCAATCAGCTGATCTACAATAAGTATCTTCACGGAACCCCAATCGCTGAGCTGTCGAAGGAATATTATTTATCCCAGGAGACAATTAAACGTATTGTATACTCCAAAAAGGACACCAACAAACTGGATTACGATCCCACAGCACCATCCGCCGCAGCATACGCAGAAGCAGGGATGCAGGAGGAGTGGGTGCATACCTATGTGCTGTTCGGCCGCCGCAACAAGAATTTCTCCGAAGGCCTTGCGCTGATGAACAGAACGTATGAGGGTCCACTATGGATGCCGCTCTCCTTGCTGAGTAGAACGAGCGGACCGGAGAGAGGGATGAAATGGAGGGTGGACCGGGAGAGTTTTGAGCAAAAGGTGATGCACTGGACCAAACAGATTCAAGCGGGTGAAGCCACTCCGCCCCTCATCGCGAAGATTGCGCAAGGGAGAATGGAATTGAACTGCGATAATCCGTTACTGGAAGCGCTTCATCGTGCTGGGGTAAGCGAATATCCTGTCGTTGTCTGGATGACGGAATTAGCCGATGATGAGCAATATCTGAAACAGTATGCTATGTACAGACCGGACTGA
- a CDS encoding MerR family transcriptional regulator: MNTYTAKQVAEVLHREDPQMNLRTVRYYTQIGMLPPLELVGNKRAYTDSHLHYLRAILVLSKSGETLASAQEKLAELTIDEIIKLGDNLRLYQSDQMLHSELHVISEDVILSVSPRISAVLKEKMVEAVTRLLQEEGQV; encoded by the coding sequence ATGAATACCTACACCGCCAAGCAAGTAGCTGAGGTGCTTCACCGCGAAGATCCGCAGATGAATCTGCGGACAGTCAGGTACTATACGCAGATCGGGATGCTGCCGCCGCTTGAACTGGTGGGCAATAAGAGGGCGTATACAGATAGTCATTTGCATTATTTACGGGCGATCCTTGTATTGTCCAAGAGCGGCGAGACGCTGGCCTCGGCCCAAGAGAAATTAGCCGAACTGACGATAGACGAAATCATCAAGCTCGGGGATAATCTGCGGCTGTACCAGTCGGATCAGATGCTCCACAGTGAGCTGCATGTCATCAGTGAAGATGTAATTCTCTCCGTTAGCCCGCGGATCTCTGCGGTTCTGAAGGAGAAAATGGTTGAGGCCGTCACCCGGTTACTTCAAGAGGAGGGACAGGTATGA
- a CDS encoding LysR substrate-binding domain-containing protein gives MDIRKLQYFIAVAEELHFHRAAEKLNMTQPPLTQQIQALEQELGVKLFERNKRQVRLTPAGSVFWEEATRILSQLERSIQTVRLASQGIIGHLNIAFIGSAEGGIIVDVLKIFRQRFPQIQLNLLEMTSAQQWQALHDGTIHIGFLRFIEPAKNISHCSLINETLVAVLPDQHPLAKLPALPVSALRSEPFIFFPRKHGLPFHDLIMGFCAEHDVYPQVVQEAVQMYTIVNLVAANLGVSIVPSSVSVFQRSGVVFRPFEDNVPPVPFYAAWRTDTNQAILTAFIEILQEHNSR, from the coding sequence ATGGATATACGAAAATTACAATACTTCATTGCGGTTGCGGAAGAGCTTCATTTCCATCGAGCCGCCGAGAAATTAAATATGACACAGCCTCCGTTGACCCAGCAGATTCAGGCTCTGGAACAAGAGCTTGGTGTGAAGCTATTTGAACGGAACAAGCGTCAAGTCCGCCTCACACCAGCGGGGTCTGTTTTTTGGGAGGAAGCCACCCGGATCTTATCTCAACTGGAGCGGTCTATTCAAACTGTACGATTGGCTAGCCAAGGCATTATTGGACATTTGAACATTGCATTCATCGGTTCAGCAGAGGGCGGTATCATAGTCGATGTGCTCAAAATATTCCGGCAACGCTTCCCTCAAATACAGCTGAACCTGCTGGAGATGACTTCTGCCCAGCAATGGCAGGCCTTGCATGACGGTACCATCCATATTGGATTCCTTCGCTTCATTGAGCCGGCCAAGAATATTAGTCATTGCAGCTTGATCAACGAAACTCTGGTTGCCGTGTTGCCTGATCAACATCCGCTCGCCAAGCTGCCTGCATTGCCAGTCTCCGCTTTGCGTTCCGAGCCTTTTATCTTCTTTCCGCGTAAGCACGGTCTTCCTTTTCATGATCTGATTATGGGCTTTTGCGCTGAGCATGATGTCTACCCTCAGGTTGTACAGGAAGCCGTGCAAATGTATACCATTGTGAACCTTGTAGCAGCGAACCTGGGGGTTTCCATTGTCCCTTCTTCAGTTTCCGTCTTCCAGCGCAGCGGAGTCGTATTCAGACCCTTTGAAGACAATGTCCCGCCTGTCCCCTTCTATGCTGCCTGGAGAACGGATACGAATCAGGCCATCCTCACTGCATTTATAGAGATTTTACAAGAACATAATTCCAGGTGA
- a CDS encoding aldo/keto reductase family protein yields the protein MEYRKLGASGLSVSEIAFGNWITHGAQVDNDTAKACVHAALDAGITTFDTADVYSDTKAETVLGQVLSGVRRESIELCTKVCHPTGTGPNDRGLSRKHIMEACNSSLKRLQTDYIDIYYAHRFDKKVSLEETFLAFSDLVRQGKVLYVGISEWTAEQITQAAVLARELRVPLVASQPQYSMLWRVIEAEVIQASEQEGIGQVVWSPLAQGILSGKYLPNQPVPQGSRASTSAGSPFFERLAGQWLHTEVLTAVSRLSSLAHEAGLTLPQLAIAWVLQNPQVSAAIIGASRPEQVQENVKASGVRLEPDLLSEIDRILEGLVERDPAKTG from the coding sequence ATGGAATATCGGAAATTGGGTGCTAGTGGCTTATCGGTCAGTGAGATTGCTTTTGGAAACTGGATTACGCATGGTGCGCAAGTGGACAATGACACAGCCAAAGCTTGTGTTCATGCTGCATTGGACGCGGGAATCACTACATTTGATACAGCAGATGTATATTCGGATACGAAGGCGGAGACGGTGCTGGGGCAAGTCTTATCAGGAGTGCGGCGGGAAAGCATCGAGTTATGCACCAAGGTCTGTCACCCTACAGGAACAGGACCTAATGACCGTGGGCTATCCCGGAAGCATATTATGGAAGCTTGTAACTCCTCGTTGAAAAGGTTGCAGACGGATTATATAGATATTTATTATGCCCATAGATTTGACAAAAAGGTTTCGCTGGAGGAGACCTTCCTGGCCTTCTCTGATCTGGTGCGTCAAGGGAAGGTTCTGTATGTGGGGATCAGCGAATGGACGGCTGAACAGATCACACAAGCTGCGGTGTTGGCCCGGGAGCTGAGGGTTCCTCTGGTGGCTAGCCAGCCGCAATATTCGATGTTATGGCGGGTGATCGAAGCGGAGGTGATCCAGGCTTCTGAGCAGGAAGGAATCGGGCAGGTTGTCTGGTCACCGCTGGCCCAAGGCATTCTGTCGGGAAAATATCTGCCGAATCAACCTGTCCCGCAGGGGTCCCGTGCTTCGACTTCAGCGGGTTCTCCGTTTTTTGAACGATTGGCTGGCCAGTGGCTGCATACAGAGGTTCTTACGGCTGTATCCCGGCTGTCCTCACTTGCACACGAAGCGGGGCTGACACTGCCGCAATTGGCCATCGCATGGGTGCTGCAGAATCCGCAGGTGTCGGCTGCAATCATTGGGGCATCCAGACCAGAGCAGGTACAAGAGAATGTGAAGGCTTCGGGCGTGCGTCTTGAACCTGATTTGCTGAGTGAGATTGACAGAATATTAGAGGGGCTAGTTGAGCGTGATCCTGCAAAAACCGGGTGA